The genomic window GCAATCCCGGGGATCCATTCCTTCACCGGTAACTCCCATTGGCACACATGTACCTAGAACTTCCTTGATGCCTGCTTTCATTTCATAGGAAAGAAGGTCGTCCTTTTTCATACGGGCTATCTTGGCAAGCTGGGTGATATTGAGATTTCCTACAATTTCACTGCTACCTTCTTCACCTGCGCCTTTGCCTATACCGGCTTCCTGGAGGACAAGAGCGGCTGTTGGAGGAGTACCTACTTCGATCTCCACACTTTTATCATCGCCCACAATGACCTTTACAGGAACCTGCATTCCATTGTAATCACTGGTCTTTTCATTTATAGTGTCAACAACTTCCTTTATGTTCACACCCAATGGTCCGAGCGCCGGACCCAGTGGAGGACCCGGGTTTGCTTTACCGCCGGCAACCAATGCTTCAACAACACTTGACATTAATCATCACCTTTTAATTTTGATTGAAATAATTATTTTTAATTGGCTTTACTCCTCTTCTTTGCGGAGTATTCTCACTGTATCCCCACGAATAGTGATGGGGATAGGTACCACAGCATCGAAAAGCTCGACAGTGATTTCTTCATGTCCTTCATCAACACGCTTGACACGTGCTTTTTCTCCCTTGAAAGGACCTGAAGTAACCTCTATGATCGCGCCTTCCGTGATTCCTGTAACCGTCGGTTTGGGAGTCAGGAAATGCATGATTTCTTCCATGCTCGATTGACCCTTCACAACAGCCCTTGCATGTGGAACTGTCTGAATAGCCTGTTCGACCTCACCTGAATTGGAAGATTCCACAAGTACATAACCCTTAAGCTCATCCGGTGCAAGAAGAGCCCTTATATCCAGATTCTCCTTTTTAGCCACTTTGGCCAGCATTCCGGCAACTGAGCGTTCCTGATTTGCAGTCGTCTTAATCACGAATATAGAGCTATCTTCACTCATAGAGTTACACCCATGTCGGCAATTCGGTCAGCAATATATAGACCACAAAGCCAACAAAGCCGATTGCTACAATCCCTGCACCTGCAACCTTTGAGATCATGAGGAACTCTTCCCGGGCAGGCTTTCTGGAAAGTTTCAGCACCCTGTAATAGGACTTCAGGATCTGGCTGACACTGCGATTGTTCATTGCTGATTTTAATATGTTCTCTGCCAAAATATCCACAACCGATAAACGTTGAATAATTGGTATGGAAGTAGTTAGAGTAAAATTATGCTATAAAACTATAGCGCCACTCACATAACCTTATATGTAAAATACCTTTCGACTGGAGGAATATGATATCCAAAATAGAAAATGCAGGAAATCATCCCACAAAGTCTATTCCATATCTCCTTGTAACGTTCTTTGCTCCGCCCGGTCCATATATTTGCGGTGATTTGACACCTGTCACAACTATCATTGTGCGCACTGTGTGTTCCAGATCCGGATCGACCTGTGCACCCCATATGAGTCTTGCGCCGGGGTCTATCCTGCTATAGACTTCCTGAACTACTCCTTCTGCTTCTGAAACAGTCATATCCTGACCACCGACAACATTGACAAGTGCAGATGTTGCACCGGAGATATCCACGTCAAGAAGTGGACTGCGTAATGCTTTCTGTACGGATTCACTGGCCTTACTGTCACCATCAGCCTCACCCAGACCGATCATGGCAACTCCACCATTCTGCATTACGGTACGTACATCGGCAAAGTCAAGGTTAACAAGACCGGGTTTGGTTATCAGTTCGGTAATTCCTTTTACAGCCCTCATCAACACTTCATCCGATACCTTGAACGCTGCCTGCAAAGGCAAACGAGGCACTACTTCCAGAAGTTTGTCATTGGGTACTACAATTACAGTATCCGCAACATCCCTGAGTCTCTCCAGTCCTGCTTCAGCATTGGTACGGCGCACCTCTCCCTCTACTGCAAAAGGCAGAGTTACAACAGCAATGGTAAGAGCACCTGCATCCCTGGCAGCCTCTGCTACCACGGCTGCGGAACCGGTTCCGGTACCTCCACCAAGCCCTGCTGTGATGAATACCATGTCGGTACCTTCGACCACTTCAGTGAGTTCATCAATACTTTCAAGTGCAGCATCCTCTCCAATTTGAGGAAGACTGCCGGCACCCAGACCTCGGGTCTTTTTCTTGCCGATCAGGATTTTATTATCACAACTAACATTCAGAAGGTGTTGAGCATCAGTATTGAGGGCTACAAGTTGTGCTCCCTTAATTCCCTCATTCGTCATCCTCTGGACGCTGTTCGAACCTCCTCCGCCACATCCAATAACTTTAATATTGGTATGCATACCTTTCAAAACTGCTTCGATCTCCGCATTGACATCCTTCGGTCCCGATGCTTCGGCACTTACTTGTCTTTCTTCTGCTGAGCGAGCTAATGCCTCTTCAACAATGGATTTCATACTCAATTTCCTCCACGAGCACAAAGATAATCATGAATTCAACGAATCATATTTTTCAGGACAAGATCTTTTGTAATTGTCTCATGAACCATATCCGGATGGATAATATTTCCATCAACCTCAACAGGAATTCCCCTGGCAAGTTTACCAAACAGAGGTCCTCCGGGGACGCCTATACTCTCCGCTTTTATCGGATTGAACTTCCGGAATGTAAGATACAATAGATTGTCCTCTCTAATATACTCAATTTCATAATGTTCTTTTAGTATTTTAATGCATTCATCTATAATCTGAGTCTGCAAGTCTTCTGCATCTTTCTTTTCGAATAACAGGAAAGAACCCCTATAAGTCCCGTTGTCCCTCTGCAGATATACAAGCGGATATCCCTGCAGCATATCCAGGAAACGGTCCGGATTACTCTTCCAGGTATAGTGGACCAGTCTCTCATCTATGACCAACTCAACTGGATCCGGGACAACATCAGGTGAAGAATTTTCCAGCTCTTTCCTGAGAACATCTGTAAATAACGGTGGTGTTGTGGGTTCTATGCCTCTGGACCGTACCAGGATATTCTTGAAAATATCCCAGGGGACATTTCCAATCTGCTGAATGTCACTCTCCCTCAAAACCAGCAGGTCATTTTTCCGGGCAAGATCATGCAGATACTCTTGGTCAGAAGATGAAAGGGCCTTCCTGTCCATATAAACAAAATCCGCCCCCGACTTATCCACTGCCCGACTAAAAAGGGATTCATCAACAAATTCCAGCTGGTAGGAAGGAATATTATGGCCAAAGGTCACATTATTGTTAAGAACAATCTCTGATTGCCGGGCTGCATAATGCCCACCCCCAAATCCCAGAGCTATTGGCAACTTCCGGGTATCGAAGGTAAGTATGGATCTGGCAAGTACATCTGCGGCCCCTTTATCATCCCACTGCGCGGGACCACTGCCAATCTCTGCATAAATGGAAGGAATTTGCAAGTCTGTAGGGCCATGATGTGTGGATTCCATAGACACATCATAATCCATACCTGCAGAAAAGGACTGCAGCTGCATCAGTAAAGGTTTCAGGGCAGAGGAATAAGCAATTGAAAGCTTTCCGGGATAGCCACCGAATTTTGCCTCCGAAGGATTGCCTGTAAAATGGGCGGTAAGAAGTTTACGGCCATCATCACTTTTATGTTTGGAAGCAAAAATGAAACATGAAGGAATGAATCCAAGATGGCCCAGTTTGTCGTCCAGGCCATCCTGAAAGATATGATGGATGGAAACTTCCACAAGCAGGAACTTTCCGGATTCATATACATTGGCAATATCCTCATAAATAGGCTCAATGGATTGCTTTTCCCATTCATCCATTTCCAGAATATGGGACATTATATTCATACTCGCAGCATCCACACTGGAGCATACAATCGTTGGTTTTGGAGTTGACATTTGTGACATGATAACAGACCGATTTTAATTTACTTTGATACCATCCTTATACCTTACCTTTTTACTAAACATTTCTTTTTCAGGTCAAACACCCATCTGCTGACACCACATGCTACATTGCCGCACCGTCGCACACCAATTATTTCGTAACCTGCATCCTGAAAGAACTGTTTTGATTTTTCCATATCCTCTGCTACCTGAAAAGTGTAGAAATGCATCATGCCTCCTTCTTTCAAA from Methanohalophilus halophilus includes these protein-coding regions:
- a CDS encoding D-aminoacyl-tRNA deacylase, with product MSQMSTPKPTIVCSSVDAASMNIMSHILEMDEWEKQSIEPIYEDIANVYESGKFLLVEVSIHHIFQDGLDDKLGHLGFIPSCFIFASKHKSDDGRKLLTAHFTGNPSEAKFGGYPGKLSIAYSSALKPLLMQLQSFSAGMDYDVSMESTHHGPTDLQIPSIYAEIGSGPAQWDDKGAADVLARSILTFDTRKLPIALGFGGGHYAARQSEIVLNNNVTFGHNIPSYQLEFVDESLFSRAVDKSGADFVYMDRKALSSSDQEYLHDLARKNDLLVLRESDIQQIGNVPWDIFKNILVRSRGIEPTTPPLFTDVLRKELENSSPDVVPDPVELVIDERLVHYTWKSNPDRFLDMLQGYPLVYLQRDNGTYRGSFLLFEKKDAEDLQTQIIDECIKILKEHYEIEYIREDNLLYLTFRKFNPIKAESIGVPGGPLFGKLARGIPVEVDGNIIHPDMVHETITKDLVLKNMIR
- a CDS encoding 50S ribosomal protein L11, with product MSSVVEALVAGGKANPGPPLGPALGPLGVNIKEVVDTINEKTSDYNGMQVPVKVIVGDDKSVEIEVGTPPTAALVLQEAGIGKGAGEEGSSEIVGNLNITQLAKIARMKKDDLLSYEMKAGIKEVLGTCVPMGVTGEGMDPRDCQKAVDEGKFDEALASEAW
- a CDS encoding transcription elongation factor Spt5 yields the protein MSEDSSIFVIKTTANQERSVAGMLAKVAKKENLDIRALLAPDELKGYVLVESSNSGEVEQAIQTVPHARAVVKGQSSMEEIMHFLTPKPTVTGITEGAIIEVTSGPFKGEKARVKRVDEGHEEITVELFDAVVPIPITIRGDTVRILRKEEE
- a CDS encoding protein translocase SEC61 complex subunit gamma; the protein is MLKSAMNNRSVSQILKSYYRVLKLSRKPAREEFLMISKVAGAGIVAIGFVGFVVYILLTELPTWV
- the ftsZ gene encoding cell division protein FtsZ; the protein is MKSIVEEALARSAEERQVSAEASGPKDVNAEIEAVLKGMHTNIKVIGCGGGGSNSVQRMTNEGIKGAQLVALNTDAQHLLNVSCDNKILIGKKKTRGLGAGSLPQIGEDAALESIDELTEVVEGTDMVFITAGLGGGTGTGSAAVVAEAARDAGALTIAVVTLPFAVEGEVRRTNAEAGLERLRDVADTVIVVPNDKLLEVVPRLPLQAAFKVSDEVLMRAVKGITELITKPGLVNLDFADVRTVMQNGGVAMIGLGEADGDSKASESVQKALRSPLLDVDISGATSALVNVVGGQDMTVSEAEGVVQEVYSRIDPGARLIWGAQVDPDLEHTVRTMIVVTGVKSPQIYGPGGAKNVTRRYGIDFVG